TATTGCCGTCAACTCAAAGCACGAGGGGAGAACGTCATCGCGGTCTGTCGTGCGGTTTCGGATGAGTTAAAAGAACTAGGCGTACACATTGAATCTAAGATTGATATTACCTCAGATGCATCCGTCACCGAACTACGCGATCGCCTGCAACAAATGCCGATTGACGTGTTAATTAACAATGCGGCGATCGTCGAGCGCGTCACGCTGGAAAATCTTGACTTTGATAGTATCCGAAAACAATTTGAAGTCAATGCGATCGGTGCTTTACGAGTGACGCATACATTCCTACCCCATCTCAAAGCAGGTTCCAAAGTCGTGATGATGACTAGTCGCATGGGATCGATCGCCGATAATACTTCTGGCGGTTCCTACGGCTACCGGATGTCCAAGGTTGCATTATCGATGGCGGGTAAGTCTCTAGCGCACGATCTCAAACCGTTGGGAATTGCCGTTGCTATTCTCCATCCAGGGTTAGTCCAAACCCGCATGACTAACTTTAGTGCATCTGGCATTACTTCTGAAGAATCGGTGCAAGGATTGTTAGCCCGAATTGATGAATTGTCATTAGATAATACGGGGACTTTTTGGCACAGCAATGGCGAAGTGCTGCCTTGGTAAACTCGCTCATGATGCCACCAATGACAAATGACCAATGACTAATCACAACGATAATGCCGATCCAACTCTAAAAACGTATGCAATAAAACATTCGTTCCTTCAGCACACTGTTCTGGCGAAGTAAATTCCGTTTCAGCATGACTGACACCCGCTTTACTCGGCACAAAAATCATCCCCATATCGGTGAAAGTGGCGAGTTCTTGAGCGTCATGGCTGGCGCGACTGGGTAGATGGGTGTAACTCAGCCTTAAATCTTCGCACGCTTGCGCGATCGCCTGCTGGATCTGCGGTTTTGCTAAGGCTGGCTCGTTCCGCAAACGAGGTTGTAAATCGATATAAGTCTGAGTTTCAACGGCGATCGTTTCAATCTCTGCTTGCAGTTGTGCCATTAAATTATCGAGATGCTGGCTGGATAAATCCCGAATATCTAAGCTCATCTTCACTAACCCTGGAATGACATTCGCAGCATTAGGTAAAACTTCCATCCAGCCTACTGTGGCTACCTGTTGTCCGCCTGGGGTATGCGCAATTTTATTCACTGCCAGTACAACTCTTGAGGCAGCTACCAAGGCATCTTGTCGCATCTGCATTGGTGTAGAACCCGCGTGGCTGGAGCTACCTTTAACGGTAATAATGTAACGTCTTTGCCCGACAATTCCTTCCACAACACCGATCTGCTTGCCAAGGCATTCTAAAACGGGTCCTTGCTCGACGTGCAACTCGACAAAAGCTGCGATGTCTGCGGCGGTGCGACGTGCTTCTGTAAGTCGCCTCCAATCGCCGCCAACCCGCGTCAAACAAGTTTGAATGTCTATGCCATCAACACGGGGATATGTCGCCGGATCGAGAATGACTCTACCGGACATTGCTTTACTGCCAATCATCGTCCCCTCTTCATCGGTGAAGACAATGACTTCTAGAGAGCGATTCAGTTGAATTTGCTGTTCTTGCAAAACTCTTACCACTTCCAAGCCT
This window of the Chroococcidiopsis thermalis PCC 7203 genome carries:
- a CDS encoding SDR family oxidoreductase, with protein sequence MATYLVTGANRGIGYEYCRQLKARGENVIAVCRAVSDELKELGVHIESKIDITSDASVTELRDRLQQMPIDVLINNAAIVERVTLENLDFDSIRKQFEVNAIGALRVTHTFLPHLKAGSKVVMMTSRMGSIADNTSGGSYGYRMSKVALSMAGKSLAHDLKPLGIAVAILHPGLVQTRMTNFSASGITSEESVQGLLARIDELSLDNTGTFWHSNGEVLPW
- a CDS encoding Zn-dependent hydrolase produces the protein MVDTLSQLSINRDRLIQSIEQLAQIGALPGGGVRRIAYSATDMQARDRVQQWMQAAGMSVNIDPAGNIIGKYPGKYPDAAALATGSHIDTVPNGGRYDGAFGVLAGLEVVRVLQEQQIQLNRSLEVIVFTDEEGTMIGSKAMSGRVILDPATYPRVDGIDIQTCLTRVGGDWRRLTEARRTAADIAAFVELHVEQGPVLECLGKQIGVVEGIVGQRRYIITVKGSSSHAGSTPMQMRQDALVAASRVVLAVNKIAHTPGGQQVATVGWMEVLPNAANVIPGLVKMSLDIRDLSSQHLDNLMAQLQAEIETIAVETQTYIDLQPRLRNEPALAKPQIQQAIAQACEDLRLSYTHLPSRASHDAQELATFTDMGMIFVPSKAGVSHAETEFTSPEQCAEGTNVLLHTFLELDRHYRCD